The genomic region GCCTGGCGGCGATCTCGAGCGCCTCGTCGATGTCGTCGACCGAGAAGGCCACGCGGTGCATGCCGATCTCGTGGGGCCGGGTGGGCTCGGTCTCGATGGCGTCGGGGTGGATGTATTCGAAGAGCTCGAGGCGACCGCCGCCGTCGGGGGTCTGCAGCATGGCGATGTGGGCGTGGTTGCCGTCGAGACCGACCGCGGTGTCGGCCCACTCGCCGCTCACCGTGTCGCGGCCGACGAGGGTGAGGCCGAGGTCGGTGAAGAAGGCGATCGTCGCGTCGAGGTCGCGCACGGCGATCCCGACGTTCTCGAGCTTGATGGGCATGACTGGCACGGTAGCGCCGGGTCAGTTCTTGTTGTGGCCGAGCGATCGGGCGTGCAGGACGTCCTTCCAGTACGACTCCCGCTCCTGCACGTGGTCGTCGTCCGTCCGCATCGACCAGTACTCCAGGAGTGCGAACCGCATGTTGGTGCGGTAGTACTCCTCGCCCTTCTCGTCGA from Nocardioides salarius harbors:
- a CDS encoding VOC family protein; translated protein: MPIKLENVGIAVRDLDATIAFFTDLGLTLVGRDTVSGEWADTAVGLDGNHAHIAMLQTPDGGGRLELFEYIHPDAIETEPTRPHEIGMHRVAFSVDDIDEALEIAARHGCHPLRGVATYGDVYKLTYLRGPSGILVMLAEALQKD